One region of Calditrichota bacterium genomic DNA includes:
- a CDS encoding 4Fe-4S binding protein gives MPVVQTIRDKCKRCYSCVRNCPARAIKIVEGQAEVIKERCIGCGNCVIVCAQKAKRIESGIEHTRELLASGRLVYALLAPSFPAAFPDHRPGQLVAALKKLGFAKVVEVAVGADMVASEYARLFRQSSMTTIISTPCPAIVEFIQKYHPALLLHMAPIVSPMIATGRAIKAKYDPDSHLVFIGPCIAKKKEKVDPKVGGVIDEVLTYQELKEMLKEAGIDVAAEAESSFDPPHPRVGRIFPVSGGLLRTAALEADLLDNDIIVTEGPERVVEILDKVEEGKVEARFLDLLFCRGCIAGPKMDNELSVFIRKDIVARYARNRLAEFDAATIERQYEELRSVPLNRGFTSDNQLRPVPSEAQIREILAKINKVRPEDELNCGACGYNSCREKAVAVFQGLAELEMCLPYLIDRLERMNREIIETQERLIRSARLASMGELAAGVAHEINNPLAGVLTYLKLIQKKLSADQVPRDDLAKFRQYLQTMEHETIRCSDIVKNLLEFARPSEPTITPLAVEEIVKKSLFLVRHQIALQNINIVERYEEGLPPIMADSKQMQQVLLNLFINPAQAMPEGGVLRISARRANA, from the coding sequence ATGCCGGTCGTTCAGACAATCCGTGACAAGTGCAAGCGCTGCTACTCCTGCGTGCGCAATTGTCCCGCGCGTGCCATCAAGATCGTCGAGGGCCAGGCTGAGGTCATCAAGGAGCGGTGCATCGGCTGTGGCAACTGCGTCATCGTCTGCGCGCAGAAGGCCAAGAGGATCGAGAGCGGCATTGAGCACACGCGCGAGCTTCTGGCGAGCGGTCGTCTGGTCTACGCCCTGCTGGCGCCTTCGTTCCCGGCGGCATTCCCCGACCACCGGCCAGGGCAACTAGTCGCGGCGCTCAAGAAGTTGGGGTTCGCAAAGGTCGTCGAAGTGGCGGTTGGCGCGGACATGGTTGCCAGCGAGTACGCGCGACTGTTCAGGCAGAGCTCGATGACCACGATCATCAGCACGCCCTGCCCGGCCATTGTCGAGTTCATCCAGAAGTACCACCCGGCGCTGCTCCTCCACATGGCGCCCATCGTGTCTCCCATGATCGCGACGGGGCGGGCGATCAAGGCGAAGTATGATCCGGACAGCCACCTCGTCTTCATAGGTCCATGCATTGCTAAGAAGAAAGAGAAGGTTGACCCCAAGGTAGGTGGGGTCATTGACGAAGTGTTGACCTACCAAGAACTCAAAGAAATGTTGAAGGAGGCGGGCATCGACGTGGCGGCTGAGGCGGAGAGCAGCTTCGATCCCCCTCATCCGCGCGTGGGCCGCATCTTCCCGGTCTCGGGCGGTTTGCTGAGGACGGCGGCCCTCGAGGCAGACCTATTGGACAACGACATCATCGTCACCGAAGGGCCAGAGCGCGTGGTCGAGATTCTCGACAAGGTGGAGGAGGGGAAGGTGGAGGCGCGTTTTCTCGACCTCCTGTTCTGTCGCGGCTGTATTGCCGGCCCCAAGATGGATAACGAGCTCTCGGTCTTTATTCGTAAGGACATCGTCGCCCGATACGCGCGCAATCGCTTAGCAGAATTCGATGCGGCTACCATCGAGAGGCAATACGAAGAGCTGCGCTCCGTGCCCCTCAATCGCGGCTTCACCAGCGACAACCAGCTCCGCCCGGTGCCCAGCGAAGCGCAGATCAGGGAGATCCTCGCCAAGATCAACAAAGTTCGGCCGGAAGACGAGTTGAACTGCGGCGCTTGTGGGTACAATAGCTGCCGGGAAAAGGCCGTCGCCGTGTTCCAGGGGCTTGCCGAGCTCGAGATGTGCCTGCCGTACCTGATTGACCGGTTGGAGAGGATGAACCGCGAGATCATCGAAACTCAAGAGCGGTTGATCCGCTCGGCGCGCTTGGCTTCGATGGGCGAGTTGGCTGCCGGCGTGGCGCACGAGATCAACAACCCGCTGGCGGGGGTATTAACCTACCTGAAGTTGATCCAGAAGAAGCTCTCAGCGGACCAGGTGCCGCGAGATGACCTGGCCAAGTTCCGCCAGTACTTGCAAACCATGGAGCACGAGACGATTCGCTGCTCGGACATCGTGAAGAACCTGTTGGAGTTTGCCCGGCCCAGCGAGCCCACGATCACGCCCTTGGCGGTGGAAGAGATCGTCAAAAAGAGCCTTTTTCTGGTTCGCCACCAGATTGCCTTGCAGAATATCAACATTGTCGAGCGCTACGAGGAAGGGCTTCCGCCCATCATGGCCGACAGCAAACAGATGCAACAAGTGCTGCTGAACTTGTTTATCAACCCTGCCCAGGCAATGCCAGAAGGTGGCGTATTGCGCATCTCTGCACGCCGGGCAAACGC
- a CDS encoding NADH-quinone oxidoreductase subunit B family protein yields MLRKLCLKAFPKALWVYHTNASACNGCDIEIINVLTPYYDAERFGIKLVGSPRHADVLLVTGSVNRQIAPSLRRLYDATPNPKLVFAIGSCACGGDVFYDSYNIYGGVDKVIPVDFYVPGCPPRPEAILYGVAVALGLAPKKVARKVLTDFPSLEELDIPMIGSK; encoded by the coding sequence ATGTTACGCAAACTCTGTCTGAAAGCGTTTCCCAAGGCCTTGTGGGTCTACCACACCAATGCCTCAGCATGCAACGGCTGTGACATCGAGATTATCAACGTGCTGACGCCGTACTATGATGCTGAGCGCTTCGGCATCAAGCTGGTCGGGTCGCCACGGCACGCCGATGTCCTGTTGGTGACCGGCTCAGTGAATCGCCAAATTGCGCCTTCTTTGCGGCGATTGTACGACGCAACCCCCAATCCAAAGTTGGTGTTCGCCATAGGCTCTTGCGCCTGTGGTGGGGATGTGTTCTACGACAGTTACAACATCTACGGCGGCGTAGACAAGGTCATCCCCGTGGATTTCTATGTGCCCGGGTGTCCCCCTCGGCCAGAGGCCATTCTTTACGGCGTGGCGGTGGCGCTGGGATTGGCCCCCAAGAAGGTTGCACGCAAGGTCCTCACTGACTTTCCCAGCCTCGAGGAGCTGGATATCCCGATGATCGGCAGCAAGTGA